In the Quercus lobata isolate SW786 chromosome 5, ValleyOak3.0 Primary Assembly, whole genome shotgun sequence genome, one interval contains:
- the LOC115992121 gene encoding glutaredoxin-C9-like, translating to MHQAIPYSYKTYFPTTIGLSRDTSTTTTTTTTSVADATNVGKLVSENAVMVFGRRGCCMCHVVKRLLQGLGVNPTVSEVDDQDEAAVINQLLKIISVDQESGGQDGSSVQFPVVFVGGKLFGGLERVMATHISGELVPILKEAGALWL from the coding sequence ATGCACCAAGCAATTCCCTATAGTTACAAAACATACTTTCCGACCACCATCGGACTGTCACGTGAcacatccaccaccaccaccaccaccacaaccagtGTTGCCGATGCAACAAATGTGGGGAAACTGGTATCAGAGAATGCTGTGATGGTGTTTGGGAGACGTGGGTGTTGCATGTGCCATGTTGTGAAGAGGTTATTACAAGGCCTTGGTGTGAACCCCACGGTTTCCGAGGTTGATGATCAGGACGAGGCTGCTGTGATTAACCAACTGTTAAAAATTATTAGTGTTGATCAGGAATCAGGTGGGCAAGATGGGTCGTCAGTACAATTCCCAGTGGTTTTTGTTGGGGGCAAGTTGTTTGGGGGCTTAGAAAGAGTCATGGCTACTCATATTTCTGGTGAATTGGTGCCTATCTTGAAGGAAGCTGGGGCTTTGTGGCTTTGA